The following is a genomic window from Dioscorea cayenensis subsp. rotundata cultivar TDr96_F1 chromosome 10, TDr96_F1_v2_PseudoChromosome.rev07_lg8_w22 25.fasta, whole genome shotgun sequence.
GAACTTGTTTTGATTATGAACATGTAATCTTGAACTTGTTAAAGTTGTTATGGGGATCTTTCATTATGTGTAATTTTGATTgtaggtcttttttttttttggcatgaaTTTGTTAATAAGTATCCTTTTGTCTTGTAATATACTCTATAATGCTATTTCAGTATAGGCAATGGTTTCGAACAAGACCCAAGATTCATTCATCCAAAAGTACTCTGCGATACAATGGATAAGAAACAATTTTATGATTGTCACACACCTATGGTTAGGCTCGGCGGTAGCTAcaataatcattccacatttgcattgctatttcatctcttttacgaGCACCTGCAGTTCGCTCAGAGTTCATGGTATCAACATCCTCTCCGTATGACTCATCTCCATTAGGAACAATAGTTTCTTCGGCTTCATTATCGAAATCCTCAACAGCATCTGTACCATTATGTATACGGATGAAGTTATGCAACATACAACCAGCAACCACTATATCAGTTTGAGAGTCTATTGGGTGGAAAGTTGCTACTTTAAGGATTGGAAACCTCATCTTCAAAATGCCGATGATGCGTTCAACATGATTCCGTAATGACACATGTcgcaaattaaatagttttttataattgtCAGGTCTAGTTTGCGCTCGACCTTGCTCTTGCAAATGGTACCGGACACCTCTatatgaaacaataaaattctGGGTATTAGCATATCCTGCGTCTATTAGATAATATTTACCCCGTGGGACTTCAAAACCTTGTTCAATCGAACGTTGGAGAATCCTAGCGTTGGAAGCAGAACCTTCCTAACCAGCTTGTACATATACAAAACGAAGATCAAAATCACATGCAACCATAACATTCTGTGATAATGTTTGCTTCCTGTTTCTATAAGGATCTTACTTATCCAAAGAAATCGTGATtagaatatgtgttccatcaatagcaccaacataatcctaaaaaataaacaaacatataaacatttataagacgaaaaaaaattcacaataaacttcataatatatagatttgcctaccttgaaatatgggaaaaaatTTTGGGTATTCTGAATAACCGGTGATGCCAGTGTCGATGGAGGTTCTATATATTCACGAACAAGTCGATTAACAGCTTTAAGTACTTTACTAAAATATCGACTCACCATTTCTGCATAATGTTGAAATCGCTCTTGCACATCATTGTTACTAGCATTATGAGCTAGAGTGTACATGAACATTGCTAGTTGCTCCTCGACTGTTGTCCGTTTTGAGTTGCAGAGGAGAGATTTTTCTCTTAGACGATCAACcagtgcttgaaatatataaggctccatacgaaattctcttttgcaacgTTCCTTatgaccttgaagaatttcttgtacataAACATCACCTGTAAGAATGGATGTGTGATGTTCTACATTGCTGGAAGGAGCTAAACATTCTTTTGACCAATTGTTGAGCATGAGTaggtcatcttcttcatttcttttcctcCAAAGATTTAAGGAATCCATAGTGAAACAATGGTTagaactatgaattttttttttcagttatgTGTATAATGCAAATGAATTATGTTGTGtataaataggaaaaaatgaTAACGGCTATAATTATAACGACTATATTTACAACggctatttttcaaaatttaattaccaacggttatatttattatgtaataattatttattatgcaaaacaaacactcattatataagaaaaaaatatgtaataatttttgtaatatttttttattttgttacccaaacacccattctgtaggaataaaatattCAAGCTTGCAAAGGAATTTCATGTCTAGCTGGAAACccaagggagaccaggtgagttggtagtggctattattttaaataattggattattattattattttgaaaaaattatttaaaagctagtattttgaaaataatggtttaattatttcattttattatgtttaattgcatATAATGTTgaaatacatttatatttattaggCCGTCAATGTGccatgacaatcgtattgattcatccattttgtataattatatgtatttgcaaatagtgaaaatacatgtatatgtgatttaattattcggttaatgtatttattttttatggttacatatgcttagatttggaatgatttgtgaaaccatatgtgcatattaaaatgttttaccgacaatatttatggaattggttttcattcctagtaTAGGAATAATATCATAGATCTGGACTTTACtagtattatgcatgtattgtactgTGAATGCTTATCCTAGATAAGGaccctgtgatatgatttatacagattgtATTATTGTTGCATCTACatgatggtttggatggtgatagtgggctaaggcccgactgcTGCAGTAATGGGTTCCCAAgagccagcctttagaggtggcgtggttgacctgagtgttgatttgtccagatcggGTGGGATCGTAGAGctctgattggatgatacatcgggatcccggggtcaccacatgggaccggtgggtcaacgtcaaggttatgaagaccttggcggctcccaacctagtcgcgacggcgacTAAGTCGGGGAGGGTTTTTAGACTGCGGATTTGAggatggtttttatattatctgttgttttgatattgatttgtgatgaatttatgtttcaaaagttctttaaaaatgtattttattagaattctggtatttgtgaaagttgggaaaattatttgagaaattgatctttatatgctttatgtacactatatttaattatttaaaattattgagccactatcgaccaactgaacatgttgtagttgcaggagcaggaccctaatAGATCACCTGATCGAATATAGAgttagtcagggttgagtccaagattgcagtgggtcccatacctttttttctatttgttgatgtcgtgatcttgtagcggttgtacttgtaaatttgagttattatatttgatgtatttatgtatttgaacctgtagttggtgtaaagatGTAAATTGTGATCTGTAAGtcttgatttggtttttgatgggtgccacatttaccttggtagaaggggtgggtgtgacactttcaatttgtatctttttggtcattagatatttatttcttttcaccGGGAGGTCACTTAGGGTTTTCCGGTCAATTTTAAATGATGTGGCAATAAAAAATACCATGTcgctttattttaatattttctctcaTCCTAGCTAGAGAGAACCCATTAGCCGAATGCTGACTCGGCTTACTAAATCCggaaaataaagtaaacaaCGTGGAATTTTCAGCTGTCACGTCATTTAAAATTGGCCACAAAACCCCAAGTGACCTCccggtgaaaacaaatcaatatctaataataaaaaagatacaaattgaaacacaatgacCAAAAATGGAAATCAGTCATACACGCTAACCACATAAAAATTTACCCCCATTAAAgcattatatatgttttaattgacAAGAATCCCCATTAAAgcattatatatgttttaattgacAAGAATCCTAAAACCTCTAGTTTCAACTACAAGACAAGTGATTTTCAGATTACTCTTGAACTGCaagataattttcaatttattgatTCTGATTTAAATCATAGATATAGACATTGTCTGAAAGGAAGGTTGTAATGGTACGTACGTAGTATGACcctactaaattttttttacccaTTTTCTCATATCAGACAATATTAAGCATCCATTTTATATCCAAAAACCCATTCAATCAATGAACCAATACACAGTTTGTGGAAAatcatcaaacaaaataaaaattaaaacaataaaacatgtCAAGGTCCTTGAGACCTTGGAGTAGTGAGTGGAAACAAAGGCAACAACTCAGGGTCTGAAACCCTAGAAGACAAAGACCTTGGAGAAGGATGAAGATAAAACCTCCTTTCCCTGATTGCCTTCTCTTCTTCAGCTTCATTCAAACATGAAGAAGACGATGGAGAACTCTCCTTTTCACAAAAATCAAGTTGTGATAAACTCTTAGAAGGTGAAACCAATGACTTAAAAGGCGGAGATAAA
Proteins encoded in this region:
- the LOC120270218 gene encoding uncharacterized protein LOC120270218, producing the protein MDSLNLWRKRNEEDDLLMLNNWSKECLAPSSNVEHHTSILTGDVYVQEILQGHKERCKREFRMEPYIFQALVDRLREKSLLCNSKRTTVEEQLAMFMYTLAHNASNNDVQERFQHYAEMVSRYFSKVLKAVNRLVREYIEPPSTLASPVIQNTQNFFPYFKEGSASNARILQRSIEQGFEVPRGKYYLIDAGYANTQNFIVSYRGVRYHLQEQGRAQTRPDNYKKLFNLRHVSLRNHVERIIGILKMRFPILKVATFHPIDSQTDIVVAGCMLHNFIRIHNGTDAVEDFDNEAEETIVPNGDESYGEDVDTMNSERTAGARKRDEIAMQMWNDYCSYRRA
- the LOC120270219 gene encoding VQ motif-containing protein 31-like, which codes for MVEKSQAQGTTFVHADACNFMEVVQRLTGPNIKQHPPPPPPPPTSLKESSPSSSSCLNEAEEEKAIRERRFYLHPSPRSLSSRVSDPELLPLFPLTTPRSQGP